One Silene latifolia isolate original U9 population chromosome 4, ASM4854445v1, whole genome shotgun sequence DNA segment encodes these proteins:
- the LOC141651522 gene encoding uncharacterized protein LOC141651522 has product MGGVRDDIKKGILQATGFVEGDFPFRYLGVPLNDGKLNKGMFADLLNRVQRALQHWSTYKLSNFLWNSEEGSRKLIMKSWKSCCVPYQEGGFNIKEVLAWNKCILGKWIWELDQDSDSLWTEWHLKYNIKSGSIWTARSKSTHSESWRSILKVRDELLLQRGNILNAKQFMSSCVHRGKLQLHLLYDKFRNCLRPVSWAGAVWQRALQPKHSVFLILAMQKKLATIDQLNCRGIQMVNRCVLCKCENENHKHLFFRCSFSKGIWQQILSWMKISGHTNSLNKEMHWSANRRTRRHWKTKWFLGCLGAAVYSIWEDRNARIFRGLEHSTGTIIKKIQFLVIIRLLYASKSHLEDEIVGSLAS; this is encoded by the exons ATGGGAGGTGTTAGAGATGATATTAAGAAGGGTATTCTTCAAGCAACAGGGTTTGTGGAGGGAGACTTCCCTTTTCGATATTTGGGAGTGCCTTTAAATGATGGGAAATTGAACAAGGGCATGTTTGCTGATCTTCTCAATAGAGTCCAAAGAGCTCTACAACACTGGTCTACTTACAAACTCTC AAACTTCTTATGGAATTCCGAGGAAGGTAGTAGGAAACTTATCATGAAAAGTTGGAAGTCTTGCTGTGTTCCCTATCAGGAGGGAGGTTTCAATATTAAGGAAGTGTTGGCCTGGAACAAATGTATATTGGGTAAATGGATTTGGGAGCTGGATCAAGATTCAGATAGCCTCTGGACAGAATGGCATCTGAAATATAATATCAAATCTGGGAGCATTTGGACTGCACGTTCCAAATCTACTCATTCTGAGAGTTGGCGCAGTATTTTGAAGGTAAGGGATGAACTGCTATTACAGAGAGGGAATATTCTGAATGCTAAGCAATTCATGAGCAGTTGTGTCCATAGAGGGAAATTACAACTCCACCTGCTGTATGATAAGTTTAGGAATTGTCTGAGACCTGTTAGCTGGGCTGGGGCAGTTTGGCAACGTGCACTTCAACCAAAGCACAGTGTGTTTCTCATCTTGGCAATGCAGAAGAAACTCGCTACTATTGATCAACTTAACTGCAGAGGTATACAAATGGTGAATAGATGTGTCCTATGTAAGTGTGAAAATGAGAACCACAAACACTTATTCTTTCGGTGCTCGTTCTCTAAAGGAATTTGGCAGCAAATTCTCTCATGGATGAAGATCTCTGGGCATACGAACAGTCTTAACAAAGAGATGCATTGGAGTGCTAACAGAAGAACCCGTAGGCACTGGAAAACTAAATGGTTTCTGGGTTGTCTAGGAGCAGCGGTGTATAGCATTTGGGAGGATAGAAATGCTAGGATTTTTCGAGGGTTGGAGCATAGTACGGGAACTATTATTAAGAAGATCCAATTCCTTGTAATTATAAGATTATTGTATGCATCTAAATCACATCTAGAGGATGAGATCGTAGGCTCTCTAGCTAGTTAA